The Temnothorax longispinosus isolate EJ_2023e unplaced genomic scaffold, Tlon_JGU_v1 HiC_scaffold_25, whole genome shotgun sequence nucleotide sequence ACAAGTTCTAACTGGACTCGAAAAGGTAGTATCAGAGAATAATATTGATAGCTTAAAAAAACTAAGCAATTTAATTGACAATATAAGTAATGTAGAAGATCAAATAACTTTGagaaattattatgataatgcCAGCAATCCTGTTAGAAGCACTAATTTAGTTATCTTAGCTTGTAaacataataaagtaaaaattttaaagtatctATTTGATAGTAATAGTAGAATTCTAAATAATCTGTCTGTTGTTATTGGAAGAAACACTATATTACCATATGATGAAGATGAAACACGTCATAATGCGTTTTATTATGCTATACGTTCATGCAATGTTGAGCTTCTTGATACACTCATTAGTAAATGGccagataattattttgctgATAATTTAGAAGAATTGGATAAAATCCTTTCAAGAGCTTATGaagaattaaagttaaaagatgTACCATTGTCAGacgaaatggaaatttttgttcaaaataagttaataaacCTCCGTTTCTTCTCCAATACTTCTCGACCAGAATGTGAAGATCAGAATTTGAAGAGTTGTCTTAATAACATCAAAGATCGAATTGAATTAACACTTCAAAACATTAACATGCTAAAGAAAGATTACTCAAACACAaaaaaagtagataaaaaatttttatttgtagcaAAATTTATCGcacaaaatattcatatattaaagCGGCAGTTGAAATCAACCTATGATAGATTACCTTGGGAAGAAATGGAATTTTGTTTAATCAGTTTTGTTTTCTCTCACACAaaacaagaagaaattaatctattttataatgctacattgaataaaagcaaaatattaaattacttagaAAACTTTGcagaaaaacttgaaaaagaagaaaaaagtgtGGACATTAATAAACTTCCAAATTTAAAACATCACTTAGAAAACTTTGCAGAGAAacttgaaaaagaagaaaaaagtgtGGACATTAATAAActtccaaatttaaaaaacattaaaaaacgTCCAAAAACAACGTCCAAAAAAACGTGCaaaaaaaacgtcaaaaaaatcgcgaaaaagTTGTTGCAGAGAAACttaaagatgaaaaattaacacGCGAGGATGTTGTTGCAAGGATTATTAGTAGAGATCCtcaatttaaagaattgtataacgattatcaacaaattaaggatatttattctttaatgaaaataagtgAATATATAAAGTTGGCGTTATCGGCTGATTCTAAAGAGAAGGAAGGACAGTTAATTATTACAAGGGTTTTACAGGTTATCGGTGAGCATTTAAAAAACACTTTAGAATCCCCTAAGTTATCTAATACTACAAGTGAGCTTTTGCTATTATCGTTACCAGaagatacaagaaaaataatgagagATTTACGTGATTCACTATCGCATGCTGATTCACTCTccaagagaataaaaattgaggaAAATACAAATGTTAGTTTTTTTACTGGTGTtcaaaatgatattaaaaaaatcgatattgtAATTACTGATATTcttttatagtaaaaaaattaaaacgctTAGGATGCTTTTCAAAAGAATTGCTGATAGTAAAACCTCAAGCagtgagataaaaaaaatttctgaaatatttagtAATGCTGAATTGGATAAAATGATacctgaaaattttaaaataatggaaTACGAGAAACTTGAAAAACTCATTAAAGAATTAAGCGATAATATAACTGACAAGACGGattatgaaaagaaattatttaatgaaattaatgacataatCCATTGTGTAGAACCTCAATCAGAAAATATCAGAACTGATTATATCAcaggatataaaataatggaagGCTTAATCaatttgagtgaaaaatttaagattgAAAACAACGTTATTAgtggaattaaattttttgctaacagaatattagaaaatatgacTATAAAAACAAAGCTTAATAGCCTTAAAGAAATTGCTAAGTTGTTCACAAAAATTTATCGTAGTATTGAGCCAAGAATTCAACATAACAatcttgataaattaatttacgaaatttttttttatatttttgaatttgaaATAAGTGACATAAAATGGATTAAGAAATTATgggaaaagttaaataaaaaagtttcgtTTACTTCTATACCAGGAAAGACTTACAATATAacaaaagaagaatataataacCAGCTTGAACTAAAACTATCTGAactggaaaatattttaagcaaaaacGCATTGAATGatcaatttattgaaaaattacctttctataaaagtaataaaaaattgcaagcaGTAGTAGAAATGCTTGTTCTGGATATAATGTCAATTTTAGATAGCTTAAAGCATAACTTAATAAAGCAAAATAATCTACTCTTTTTAGATGCTAACACTCCTTTATTAATTGGAAAATGTTTGCGTAATCACTTAGCTCATGATAATGCCTTAGTTAATGTATTGTTATTTGATCCTTTAATAGCAGTTGTTTTGAACGCTAAAAAActtattgaagaaaataataaaagcaaagaACAAATTGACGAGGAGGATATAAAAAGCAAAGAAAAAGTTGGTGAGTTAGTAAGCgataattctttcaatttgaGAGAGAAATACTCTCAAGACTTAGATACCATTACTAATCAGGAAAGAATGTTTGCTGCTTTAAAAGAAGGAAAGCCAAACAACTTCAAGGATTGTCTCGAAAAAGGTGCAGATATTAATGCTAGAAGTATTAATTCATGGACCACGTTACATTTTGCTGCTATGGGATCCAGTCCTAAAGTTATAAAACTTATTCTTGATCAAAGTTTAAGCGTTAATGTGAAAGATATTAATGGTCAAAGCCCATTACATATTGCTGCTGAGCATGGAAGGAATaatattgtagaattttttataaagaaaggtTTATATATTGATGATTTAGATAATAGTCGCAAAACGCCACTACATGTCGCTGCTCAAAAAGGTCACAAGGATACTGTtgtagttttattaaataataataaagcacATACTATTGCCCGAGATAAAATTGGTCTTTCACCTTTACACTATGCAATAATGAATAATCATATAGATGTTACTAagattttattggaaaaaactGCTCATAAAATGCTTATAAAATGCTTAATGAAATTATAGGTAACTTAACCCCGTTGCACGCAGCTGCACAGAGAGGTTATCTAGAGTTAGTTAAAGTCTTGCTTGCAAATAAGGCAAACGTTAACGTTATAAATGAAGATTTGACACCATTACATTTAGCCGCATTAAATGGCCACGTAGTACGTGTTTTAATCGAAAACAGAGCTGATGTTAACGCCAGCGGCATAAGTGCAGGTTTTACACCATTACACTGTGCAGTAGAAAAAGGTCATGAGAAGATAGTTAATTTTCTATTGGAGAATGGAGCTAATGTTAATGCTGTTGACAAACCCGATAATAGTACATCTTTGCACTATGCAGCAAGAGATGGGCACGAGGAAATAGTTAAAACTctactaaaaagaaaaaccgaCGCTAATATTGCCACTGTTGCAAGTGTGACTCCATTGCATTTTGCTGCCCAGAATGGTCATCTAGGAATAGTTGATGCTCTACTTAACCATGGTGTTGACATTCATGCTAAAGATGGACATAACGCTACACCACTACACTGCTCAGTAGAAGGTGGTCATAAAGAAATTTCTGAACTTTTAATAGAAAGAGGAGCAGAAATTAATGctaaaactaataataatgtaacacCACTACATACAGCTGCTCTGGAAGGCCACAAAAACATTATTGATCTTCTAATAGACAAAGAAGCTGAGGTTAATGTAAAAACTGATGACGGTAGTACACCGTTGCATCTAGCTGCTTTTAACGGCCACAAAGACATTGTTGATCTTCTAATAACAAAAGGAGCTAAGGTTGATGCAATAACTAATGACGGTAGTACACCATTGCATCTAGCTGCTCTAAAAGGTCACAAAGACATTGTTGatcttctaataaaaaatcaagctAAGGTTAATGCAATAACTAATGACGGTAATACACCGTTGCATCTAGCTGCTCTCGAAGGTCACAAAGACATTGTTGatcttctaataaaaaataaagctaaggttgatgcaataaataaagacCGTATTACACCATTACATACAGCTGCTATGAAAGGCCACAAAGACATTGTTAATCTtctaataaaaagtaaaaaagctAAGGTTGATGCAAAAACTAATAACGGTAATACACCGTTGCATCTAGCTGCTGCGAAAGGCCACAAAGACATTGTTGATCTtctaataaaaagtaaaaaagctAAGGTTAATGCAAAAACTAATGACGGTGATACACCGTTACATCTAGCTGCTACGAAAGGTCACAAAGACATTGTTGatcttctaataaaaaataaagctaaaGTTGATGCAATAACTAATGACGGTAATACACCGTTACATATAGCCGTTCTTGCTGGATACACAGATATTGTAGAAATTTTGCTAGACCACAAAGTCgatgttaatataaaagattctGAAAATGTTGCACCACTACACTTGGCTGCTACTAAAGGTCATAAGAATGTAGTAAAAGTTCTGTTAACAAAAGGAGCTGTAGTTGATGTCAtaactattaataatttaacaccaTTATATTTTGCAGCACAGGAGGGGTATGAAGAAATTGTTGAGATTTTAATAGCACATGGAgctaactttaattttaaattttacaaaaatcttACACCATTACATATAGCTGCAACCCATGGTCATGGTAATGTTGTAAAAGTTTTACTTGataataaagcaaatattaatgttaaggATAATGAGAATAGAACTCCTCTAGAATTAGCAGTGGCACATGGTCATTTAGAAGTGGTTAAAATGTTACTACTGCAGGACTacgaaaaaatagatataaatgcTAAAGGTAACGATGATTGGACGATATTGCATTATGCTTCAgtgcaagaaaataatttagggATGGTAAAATATCTAGTAGATGATAAGGGATCTAATGTTAATGCTATAAATGCCTTTGGTTCAAAACCTATACACATTGCAGCGAGAGAAGGTTGTAAAGATACTGTAGAGTTCCTTAGTAAAGGGTTAAGTATTAATGAACTTGATGCAGATAATTGGACATTATTACACTATGCAACATCGAAAGGTCACTTGGAAGTTGCAAAGTATTTGATAACACAAGGCGCTGACGTTAATGCTAAAGATCATAATGGCTTAACTCCTATGCATATTGCTGCTAATTTTAGTTATAAAGACGTTattgaagttttattaaaaaatggagCAGTTTATAACGCTGTTGACCATACTTGTAAAAAACCACTAAAAATGTCTAATGACGAAAACGTTATCAATTTATTAGAATCAACTGAGAAATTGTTCGAGGCTGTAAAACGTAATGGCTCTTCAGATGTTGAGAATTACATTAAAGCAGGGGCGGTCGTTAACGCCAAAAATGTTAATGGAACATCATTATTGCATTATGCTGCGTGGAAAGGCTATGATAGGATTATCAATATTCTGTTACAAAATGAAGCTGATCCTAATCCAGTTGATAAGAAGGGATTTACCCCTCTACATTATGCTGCTAAGTTCTGTCGCTTAAAAGTTGTAAAACTCCTATTATCTAATGGTGCAGTATATAATGCAGTTTCTGATGGTAAAACACCATCAGACTTTACTGTAGATGAAAGTATTATTCGCTTATTTCAATTACTGCGTGactcatttaaaaatattaaaaataatgattctcGAGTTATTAATGATCTTAACAAGATAAAGGATATTGATACAGTAAAATCAATAATGAATGCTCGTAATGAAGAGAACAAAACTCTAGTAGTTTCTGCAGTGCATAATAACTTTTCAGAAGTCGAACAGTTAAAAGAGGTATTACAAGATGATGTATCCGTTCAGATTAATGAaggtttaatgttttataatcgAGGCGATTATAAAAGGGCTTTATGTATTTTCGAAagcgtatttgaaaaaagaaaaaaaataataggttCAGATAATCCTGGCACTTTAGATATTCAGACATACATAGGTAATGTATTATACGCACAAAAGGCTTACCAAGAAGctttaaatacatttgaagaaattttccagaaacagaaagaaataCTGGGTTTAAATGACAAGAATACTTTAAGTACAGGGAGTACAATTGCTTTTACGTTGTATACGCTGGGAAGGTATAAAGaagcttttaatatttgtcaAGAAATTTGTCCaaagcaaaaagaaatattaggtCCAAATCATTTAGATACTTTAGATAGTCAATTTCGCATGGCATTAGTATTAGATGCACAAGGAAAATACGAAGAAGCGTTAAATATCAATAGAacagtttttgaaaaaagtaaaaaaatattaagtgcAGATGACCCAACAGTTTTGTGTATTCAAGAAAATATAGCGGTGGTACTGGCTAACCAGGGTGAGCTTGAAAAGGCATTGACAATTTATAAAGATGTTTACGAGAGGAAGAAAGTGGTTTTAGGTATTGATCATGTGAGAACTTTGGAGACGTTACGTAACATTGCTGTAATACAcgacaaacaaaaaaattattatgaagCCCTGACGACTTTTCAAAAAGTTTTAGATGAAAGGAAAAAAGTTTTGGGAGAAAATCACCGTGAAACCTTGAATACTCAATACTGTATTGCAAATGTACTTCTTTCtgaatttaaattgattgatGCACTTAGAGCCTATACAGAATGTTTTGAACAAATTAACGCTGCTTTTGGACCAAGTCATCCCACTGTTTTGGATATTTTaaacaagataaaatatattaattatatatttaagtttacAGGCATCGAGCCGCGAGATATTCTACTGTATCTGCAGAAGGACATTACAACATTCAATgtcattaatgaaaataacgaaaatgaaaataacgttaaaatgTGACATTTCACCGATGAAAACAGCAATTACCACTGCTATGATTGCTCAAGATTGTACATATATTGGTACAAGCTACAAGCGAGATATAACCAAAAAGGATAAGGcaagacaaataataaatttaaatgaagtTATTATACCTATTTCCATTGTGAGACAGAATGTCTTGTCTGGCAACGAACTAACGGACGAATCAATAGATGAATTTTTACGCATTGTGAGACAAAGTACTCTTTTTGAAACGCAAAGTGTACACTATCAAGAATTGCCTAATGATATTGACGCTAGTAAGAGCGACAAAAGCTTACAAATAATTGGAGGAAAAAATCAATGCTCTGCAGAGGGAATTGAACACTGGCGATGTATATTTTGTGATGGCACCAAACTGTTCGTATATGACAGTATATCTGGCTGTACATACGACAAATTGGTGCTCaaggaaaaagaatatataaagcgTCGATATCCAAAAATAAGGCAaagtgatattatttttgagaaagtCGATGCACAACCAGACGGTACAAGTTGCGGAATTTACGCCGCAGCTTTTGCCACAACAATAGTAAATAAGGGCAATCcttgtaatgtaaaatattcctATGAAGTAGAAGACATGAGACGacactttataaaaattatagaagagGAACATCTGTCGTTATTTCCAACACGTCCGTAGTACTATTTACAAAGTTAcgatatgtataaatatatcgtttaGATAAAACATGTctcaatgaataaaatattttttcggtATTGCAAAACTAAATGTCAGAGCGTCTGTTCTGACGCTACTGGCAAAATAAAATGCCACAAACGTTTATTCGGACGGtactgattataataaaaatcagatgcGTCTATTCTGACGCTACTggcaaaataaaatgctaCAAACGTTTATTCGGATGGtactgattataataaaaatcagatgcGTCTGTTCTGACGGTACTGACAAAGTAAAATGTCAGAAGCGTCTGTTATGACGGTACTGATTATTAGAAATGTatcatttcaaaattaaaatcggaGAGAcgaacataaatatattgggTGCGTTCTCACGGGAATGGGCGTTGAAGTGGCCCATTCTATAGTATCAATAAtcaaaatcacataatttagatcctttttgtacatttgaaaaaaaatgtgctgTTTATGTATTTGTCActtgattatataaatatataaacagtacGTATAAGATGGACAAAATAAAgcgtaacaaatttttatc carries:
- the LOC139824044 gene encoding uncharacterized protein, translating into MKKRARKFCLQVLTGLEKVVSENNIDSLKKLSNLIDNISNVEDQITLRNYYDNASNPVRSTNLVILACKHNKVKILKYLFDSNSRILNNLSVVIGRNTILPYDEDETRHNAFYYAIRSCNVELLDTLISKWPDNYFADNLEELDKILSRAYEELKLKDVPLSDEMEIFVQNKLINLRFFSNTSRPECEDQNLKSCLNNIKDRIELTLQNINMLKKDYSNTKKVDKKFLFVAKFIAQNIHILKRQLKSTYDRLPWEEMEFCLISFVFSHTKQEEINLFYNATLNKSKILNYLENFAEKLEKEEKSVDINKLPNLKHHLENFAEKLEKEEKSVDINKLPNLKNIKKRPKTTSKKTCKKNVKKIAKKLLQRNLKMKN
- the LOC139824043 gene encoding uncharacterized protein, translated to MLNEIIGNLTPLHAAAQRGYLELVKVLLANKANVNVINEDLTPLHLAALNGHVVRVLIENRADVNASGISAGFTPLHCAVEKGHEKIVNFLLENGANVNAVDKPDNSTSLHYAARDGHEEIVKTLLKRKTDANIATVASVTPLHFAAQNGHLGIVDALLNHGVDIHAKDGHNATPLHCSVEGGHKEISELLIERGAEINAKTNNNVTPLHTAALEGHKNIIDLLIDKEAEVNVKTDDGSTPLHLAAFNGHKDIVDLLITKGAKVDAITNDGSTPLHLAALKGHKDIVDLLIKNQAKVNAITNDGNTPLHLAALEGHKDIVDLLIKNKAKVDAINKDRITPLHTAAMKGHKDIVNLLIKSKKAKVDAKTNNGNTPLHLAAAKGHKDIVDLLIKSKKAKVNAKTNDGDTPLHLAATKGHKDIVDLLIKNKAKVDAITNDGNTPLHIAVLAGYTDIVEILLDHKVDVNIKDSENVAPLHLAATKGHKNVVKVLLTKGAVVDVITINNLTPLYFAAQEGYEEIVEILIAHGANFNFKFYKNLTPLHIAATHGHGNVVKVLLDNKANINVKDNENRTPLELAVAHGHLEVVKMLLLQDYEKIDINAKGNDDWTILHYASVQENNLGMVKYLVDDKGSNVNAINAFGSKPIHIAAREGCKDTVEFLSKGLSINELDADNWTLLHYATSKGHLEVAKYLITQGADVNAKDHNGLTPMHIAANFSYKDVIEVLLKNGAVYNAVDHTCKKPLKMSNDENVINLLESTEKLFEAVKRNGSSDVENYIKAGAVVNAKNVNGTSLLHYAAWKGYDRIINILLQNEADPNPVDKKGFTPLHYAAKFCRLKVVKLLLSNGAVYNAVSDGKTPSDFTVDESIIRLFQLLRDSFKNIKNNDSRVINDLNKIKDIDTVKSIMNARNEENKTLVVSAVHNNFSEVEQLKEVLQDDVSVQINEGLMFYNRGDYKRALCIFESVFEKRKKIIGSDNPGTLDIQTYIGNVLYAQKAYQEALNTFEEIFQKQKEILGLNDKNTLSTGSTIAFTLYTLGRYKEAFNICQEICPKQKEILGPNHLDTLDSQFRMALVLDAQGKYEEALNINRTVFEKSKKILSADDPTVLCIQENIAVVLANQGELEKALTIYKDVYERKKVVLGIDHVRTLETLRNIAVIHDKQKNYYEALTTFQKVLDERKKVLGENHRETLNTQYCIANVLLSEFKLIDALRAYTECFEQINAAFGPSHPTVLDILNKIKYINYIFKFTGIEPRDILLYLQKDITTFNVINENNENENNVKM